One window of Lytechinus variegatus isolate NC3 chromosome 2, Lvar_3.0, whole genome shotgun sequence genomic DNA carries:
- the LOC121408383 gene encoding probable ATP-dependent RNA helicase DDX52 codes for MDVFRQLGAGAKFDLKRFRSDAEKFQIIKPTGKQLPQQDIIKALDIFGNNKRSLDETHKINATKKQKVSAGETVTTSEHGNSKGSGRTEKIKAIRKRNRIHVQGEDIPDPVETFGELQEEYGLSDDVIQNIMEVGYHAPTPIQMQAIPILMHRRELLACAPTGSGKTAAFLLPVIHQLKGPQKKGFRAVVLSPTRELSQQTYRELMRLSKGSGLRVHTIENGAKAAQKFGPHTAQKFDILVSTPNRLVYLLQQDPPAIRLNNVEWLIIDESDKLFEEGKTGFRDQLGIIYQACDSSQVRRAMFSATFAFDVQQWCRMNLDNVVTVSVGARNTANEKIDQELTFVGSESGKLLAVRNMFSKGFVPPVLVFVQSKERAKELFQELIYDGYNVDVIHSDKTQTQRDNIVKAFRAGKIWVLIATELMGRGIDFKGVNLVINYDFPTSAVSYIHRIGRTGRAGRNGRAVTFFTEDDTIHLRSIANVMRNAGCPVPDYMLQIRKLSKRKKRSLERNPVKRDTIRTLPKDELRKAKRKTELMKRKHGKKQSSISESNTEKDQLNDSAPPKSKRRKGEKEDVNKSERISEGTSGKKKKQKVKKKKKKPAL; via the exons ATGGATGTCTTTCGCCAACTTGGAGCTGGTGCAAAATTCGATTTGAAGAGATTCAGGAGTGATGCAGAAAAATTTCAG ATTATAAAACCTACTGGGAAGCAGCTTCCACAACAAGACATCATTAAAGCTTTGGATATCTTTGGAAACAACAAAAGAAGCTTGGATGaaacacataaaataaatgccacaaagaaacaaaaag TTTCTGCTGGTGAGACGGTTACAACAAGTGAACATGGTAATTCTAAAGGGTCTGGAAGAACTGAAAAG ataaagGCAATCCGCAAAAGGAATCGGATCCATGTTCAAGGGGAGGATATTCCTGACCCGGTGGAGACGTTTGGAGAGCTGCAGGAGGAATATGGACTctctgatgatgtcatccagaACATTATGGAGGTTGGGTACCACGCGCCCACGCCAATCCAGATGCAAGCCATACCAATACTTATGCAT CGTCGTGAGCTCCTAGCATGTGCACCCACTGGCTCAGGAAAGACAGCTGCCTTTCTGCTGCCAGTAATACATCAGCTAAAG GGTCCGCAGAAGAAAGGTTTCCGTGCTGTGGTGCTTTCGCCAACGAGGGAGCTCTCTCAACAGACATACAGGGAATTAATGAGATTATCCAAGGGCAGCGGACTCCGCGTACACACCATCGAAAATGGGGCTAAGGCAGCGCAGAAGTTTGGACCTCACACTGCACAGAAATTTG atatCCTTGTCTCAACACCCAACAGATTGGTTTACCTTCTCCAGCAAGATCCTCCCGCCATCAGATTAAATAA TGTTGAATGGCTGATTATAGATGAATCGGATAAGCTTTTCGAGGAGGGGAAAACCGGCTTCAGGGATCAGCTTGGAATCATCTACCAAGCCTGTGACTCGTCTCAAGTCCGGCGTGCAATGTTCAGTGCGACCTTTGCCTTTGATGTACAGCAGTGGTGCAGGATGAATCTCGATAATGTAGTGACGGTCAGTGTTGGTGCTAG AAACACAGCCAATGAAAAAATCGATCAAGAACTGACCTTTGTCGGGAGTGAATCGGGAAAGCTTCTTGCTGTACGGAATATGTTCAGTAAG GGCTTTGTTCCTCCAGTCCTGGTCTTTGTACAGTCTAAAGAGAGGGCCAAAGAACTGTTCCAGGAACTGATTTATGATGGTTATAATGTAGATGTCATCCACTCTGACAAGACACAAACACAG AGGGACAACATCGTGAAGGCTTTCCGAGCGGGTAAGATCTGGGTGCTGATTGCCACTGAACTGATGGGGCGTGGCATAGACTTCAAGGGCGTCAACCTTGTCATCAACTATGACTTCCCGACGTCGGCGGTCAGTTACATCCACCGGATAGGACGAACGGGAAGGGCGGGGCGCAACGGAAGGGCAGTCACATTCTTCACAGAAGACGATACAATTCACTTACGAAG CATTGCCAATGTGATGCGTAATGCGGGCTGCCCAGTACCTGATTACATGCTGCAGATTAGGAAACTGTCAAA GAGAAAGAAGCGATCCTTAGAGAGGAATCCAGTGAAACGGGATACCATCAGAACACTCCCTAAAGATGAACTACGCAAGGCAAAGAGAAAAAC GGAGTTGATGAAAAGGAAACATGGCAAGAAGCAATCTTCCATCTCAGAGAGTAACACAGAGAAGGATCAATTAAATGATTCTGCGCCACCAAAGTCAAAAAGgaggaaaggagaaaaggaagatgTGAATAAGAGTGAAAGAATCAGTGAAGGAACAtcagggaagaagaagaagcaaaaagttaagaaaaagaagaagaaaccaGCATTATAG